The Sphingomonas sp. LY54 genome includes a region encoding these proteins:
- a CDS encoding amidohydrolase has product MRLKPLFLATILLSAPAAAAAAADLAGAVKADYDKHLGALFVDFHKNPELSYVETRTAAIMAKELRAAGATVTEGVGGTGVVGVMKNGAGPTILLRADMDGLPVKEASGLPYASTATQKGIDGVLAPVMHACGHDVHITALVGAARRLAAMKDQWKGTILFVVQPAEERIGGAKKMLDDGLYTRFPKPDYAVAFHVSADTPAGKIVLEPGLTASSSDSIDIIIHGVGAHGASPHTGKDPIVMGAEIIMALQTLVSREISPLKPAVVTVGAFHGGLKHNIISDRAEMQLTIRSDDQETRKTLLEGVKRIAVNVGRMNGLPEDKLPEVKYSAESTPPTMNDPALTGRLRAAFQDRFGNAIFHKEERDGMGAEDFAYFVQPELGVPGAYFWVGGTPQAVLDAAKADGPPVPSHHSPLFKITPEPSVRLGTEAMTAAVLDLLKPGAAQPADR; this is encoded by the coding sequence ATGCGCCTGAAGCCGCTGTTCCTGGCCACTATCCTGTTGTCTGCGCCGGCCGCGGCCGCGGCCGCGGCCGACCTCGCGGGCGCGGTCAAGGCCGATTACGACAAGCATCTCGGCGCGCTCTTCGTCGATTTCCACAAGAACCCCGAGCTCAGCTATGTCGAGACGCGCACCGCGGCGATCATGGCGAAGGAATTGCGCGCGGCCGGGGCGACCGTGACCGAAGGCGTCGGCGGCACCGGCGTGGTCGGCGTCATGAAGAACGGCGCAGGCCCGACCATATTGTTGCGCGCCGACATGGACGGCCTGCCGGTCAAGGAAGCCAGCGGCCTTCCTTATGCGTCGACCGCCACCCAGAAGGGCATCGACGGGGTGCTGGCCCCGGTCATGCACGCCTGTGGCCACGACGTGCATATCACCGCGCTGGTCGGCGCAGCGCGGCGGCTGGCGGCGATGAAGGACCAGTGGAAGGGCACGATCCTGTTTGTCGTCCAGCCCGCCGAGGAGCGGATTGGCGGCGCTAAGAAGATGCTCGACGACGGGCTCTACACGCGCTTCCCCAAGCCCGATTACGCGGTCGCCTTCCACGTCTCGGCCGACACGCCGGCCGGCAAGATCGTGCTAGAGCCCGGGCTCACCGCTTCGTCGTCGGACAGTATCGACATCATCATCCACGGCGTCGGCGCGCACGGCGCGAGCCCGCACACCGGCAAGGACCCGATCGTGATGGGCGCCGAGATCATCATGGCGCTGCAGACTTTGGTCAGCCGCGAAATCTCGCCGCTGAAACCCGCCGTGGTGACGGTCGGCGCGTTCCACGGCGGCCTCAAGCACAACATCATCTCCGATCGCGCCGAGATGCAGCTCACCATCCGCTCCGACGACCAGGAGACGCGCAAGACATTGCTCGAGGGCGTGAAGCGGATCGCCGTCAATGTCGGCCGGATGAACGGCTTGCCCGAGGACAAATTGCCGGAGGTCAAATATTCCGCGGAATCCACCCCGCCGACGATGAACGACCCGGCACTCACCGGCCGCCTGCGCGCGGCGTTCCAGGACCGCTTCGGCAACGCCATCTTCCACAAGGAAGAGCGCGATGGAATGGGCGCGGAGGATTTCGCCTATTTCGTCCAGCCCGAGCTTGGCGTTCCCGGCGCCTATTTCTGGGTCGGCGGCACGCCCCAGGCGGTGCTCGACGCAGCCAAGGCGGACGGTCCGCCGGTGCCGTCGCACCATTCGCCTTTGTTCAAGATCACGCCCGAACCCTCGGTCCGCCTCGGCACCGAGGCGATGACGGCGGCCGTGCTCGACCTGCTGAAACCCGGAGCCGCACAGCCGGCCGACCGCTGA
- the uvrB gene encoding excinuclease ABC subunit UvrB, with protein sequence MPIAIRTGLEEPETGKDFVPHRPQRPEKSEGGKAFKLVSEYQPAGDQPTAIAELTEQILQGEQTQVLLGVTGSGKTFTMAQVIEKLQRPALILAPNKILAAQLYGEFKSFFPDNAVEYFVSYYDYYQPEAYVARSDTYIEKESSVNEAIDRMRHSATRALLERDDVIIVASVSCLYGIGSVETYSAMVFSLKKGETVDQREIIRKLVALQYKRNDQAFARGNFRVRGDNLEIFPSHYEDTAWRINFFGDEIEEIVEFDPLTGKKIASLESVKVYANSHHVTPGPTLKQAMEAIKHELAERLKELVSEGKLLEAQRLEQRTHFDLEMIAATGSCAGIENYSRFLTGRLPGEPPPTLFEYLPENALLFVDESHQTIPQIGAMARGDHRRKITLAEYGFRLPSCIDNRPLRFNEWDAMRPQSVAVSATPGTWEMEQTGGVFSEQVIRPTGLIDPPVEIKPVEDQVDDLIHEAKETARKGYRTLVTTLTKRMAEDLTEFLHEAGLRVRYMHSDVETLERIELIRDLRLGVYDVLVGINLLREGLDIPECGLVAILDADKEGFLRSETSLIQTIGRAARNVEGKVILYADRMTGSMERALRETDRRRERQREYNEAHGITPTTIKRNISDLLADVSQRDSVIIDTGDDDRPHLVGHNLRAYIEDLESRMRKAAADLEFEEAGRLRDEIRRLEADELGIPDHEKKAPVAGHSISGRPGTRTTRFGKQKAARAEKRARGGGR encoded by the coding sequence ATGCCCATCGCCATTCGCACCGGTCTGGAAGAGCCCGAGACCGGCAAAGATTTCGTCCCGCACCGCCCCCAGCGTCCGGAGAAGTCCGAGGGCGGGAAGGCGTTCAAGCTCGTCTCGGAATATCAGCCGGCGGGCGACCAGCCGACGGCGATCGCCGAGCTCACCGAGCAGATCCTGCAGGGCGAGCAGACCCAGGTGCTGCTCGGGGTGACCGGATCGGGCAAGACATTCACCATGGCCCAGGTGATCGAGAAGCTGCAGCGGCCGGCCTTGATTCTCGCGCCCAACAAGATCCTCGCGGCGCAGCTCTACGGCGAGTTCAAGAGCTTCTTCCCGGACAATGCGGTCGAATATTTCGTCAGCTATTACGATTATTACCAGCCCGAAGCCTATGTCGCCCGGTCCGACACCTACATCGAGAAGGAAAGCTCGGTGAACGAGGCGATCGACCGGATGCGCCACTCGGCGACCCGGGCGCTCCTGGAGCGCGACGACGTCATCATCGTCGCCTCGGTCTCGTGCCTCTACGGCATCGGTTCGGTCGAGACCTATTCGGCGATGGTCTTCAGTCTCAAGAAGGGCGAGACGGTCGACCAGCGCGAGATCATCCGCAAGCTCGTCGCGCTCCAATATAAGCGCAACGACCAGGCGTTCGCGCGCGGCAATTTCCGCGTCCGCGGCGACAATCTCGAAATCTTCCCGTCCCACTATGAAGACACCGCCTGGCGGATCAATTTCTTCGGCGACGAGATCGAGGAGATCGTCGAGTTCGATCCGCTCACCGGCAAGAAGATCGCCAGCCTCGAATCCGTGAAGGTCTACGCCAATTCGCACCACGTCACGCCCGGGCCGACGCTCAAGCAGGCGATGGAGGCGATCAAGCACGAGCTGGCCGAGCGGCTGAAGGAGCTGGTGAGCGAGGGCAAGTTGCTGGAGGCGCAGCGGCTCGAGCAGCGCACCCATTTCGACCTCGAGATGATCGCGGCGACCGGCTCCTGCGCCGGCATCGAGAATTACAGCCGATTCCTGACCGGGCGCCTGCCCGGCGAGCCGCCGCCGACCTTGTTCGAATATTTGCCCGAAAACGCGCTTTTGTTCGTCGACGAGAGCCACCAGACGATTCCGCAGATCGGCGCGATGGCGCGCGGCGATCACCGCCGCAAGATCACGCTCGCCGAATATGGCTTCCGCCTGCCTTCGTGCATCGACAACCGTCCGCTGCGCTTCAACGAATGGGATGCGATGCGCCCGCAATCGGTCGCGGTCTCGGCCACGCCCGGCACGTGGGAGATGGAGCAGACCGGCGGCGTCTTCTCCGAACAGGTCATCCGCCCCACCGGCCTGATCGACCCGCCGGTCGAGATCAAGCCGGTCGAGGACCAGGTCGACGACCTCATCCACGAGGCCAAGGAGACGGCGCGCAAAGGCTATCGCACGCTCGTCACCACGCTCACCAAGCGCATGGCCGAGGATCTCACCGAATTCCTCCACGAGGCCGGGCTTCGCGTCCGCTACATGCACTCCGACGTCGAGACGCTGGAGCGCATCGAGCTGATCCGCGACCTGCGGCTCGGCGTGTACGACGTGCTGGTCGGCATCAACCTGCTGCGTGAGGGACTAGACATCCCCGAATGCGGACTGGTCGCGATCCTCGACGCGGACAAGGAGGGCTTCCTGCGCTCCGAAACGTCGCTGATCCAGACGATCGGCCGCGCCGCCCGCAACGTCGAAGGCAAGGTCATCCTCTATGCCGACCGCATGACGGGATCGATGGAGCGCGCGCTACGCGAAACCGATCGCCGCCGCGAGCGCCAGAGGGAATATAACGAGGCGCACGGCATCACGCCGACCACGATCAAGCGCAACATTTCCGACCTGCTCGCCGACGTTTCGCAGCGCGACAGCGTCATCATCGATACCGGCGACGACGACAGGCCGCACCTCGTCGGCCACAATCTGCGCGCCTATATCGAGGATCTGGAAAGCCGGATGCGCAAGGCCGCCGCCGATCTCGAATTCGAGGAAGCCGGGCGCCTGCGCGACGAGATTCGCCGGCTCGAGGCCGACGAACTCGGCATTCCCGATCACGAGAAGAAAGCGCCGGTCGCGGGTCATTCGATCAGCGGCCGCCCCGGCACGCGCACGACCCGCTTCGGCAAGCAGAAGGCGGCGCGGGCGGAGAAACGGGCGCGCGGCGGGGGCCGCTGA
- a CDS encoding DUF3617 domain-containing protein, producing MTRTIVCTAALLALAGCGGSADEPKGNMTAAEVADEVGAVMLKPGQWEVTNEIVSATAKGLPAEALKAMTDQKTTVRNCVTPEQAAKPQGDFLTAQKDANCTYQDWSMDGGRMRGTMTCAGGEGGAGKVVMKMDGAYAPENYDLTMDMETSGGEGMTMAFKARVNGKRIGDCP from the coding sequence ATGACCCGCACGATAGTCTGTACCGCCGCTTTGCTCGCCCTCGCCGGCTGCGGCGGATCGGCCGACGAGCCCAAGGGCAACATGACGGCCGCCGAAGTGGCCGACGAAGTCGGCGCAGTGATGCTGAAGCCCGGCCAGTGGGAAGTGACCAACGAGATCGTCTCCGCCACCGCCAAGGGCCTTCCGGCCGAGGCGCTGAAGGCGATGACCGACCAGAAGACGACCGTGCGCAACTGCGTGACGCCCGAACAGGCGGCCAAGCCCCAGGGCGACTTCCTGACCGCGCAGAAGGACGCCAATTGCACCTACCAGGATTGGTCGATGGACGGCGGCCGGATGCGCGGCACCATGACCTGCGCTGGCGGCGAAGGCGGCGCCGGCAAGGTCGTGATGAAGATGGATGGCGCTTATGCGCCCGAAAACTACGATCTCACCATGGACATGGAGACCAGCGGCGGCGAGGGCATGACCATGGCCTTCAAGGCCCGCGTCAACGGCAAGCGCATCGGCGATTGCCCCTGA
- a CDS encoding DUF3617 domain-containing protein, with amino-acid sequence MRAWMLVPLCILAGCSETTDTAKAEEAPEATMLDAGQWQVSREVTRLAQADKGKPAIDTPAGTKSASQACIGEAERKKPDPALFAEEGESCTYKNFYMGNGRLNVSLACERPKLSGSVLKTVEATFTAGGIDGTSRIDTYLASDGDVKIDEKIVAKHIGACAAG; translated from the coding sequence ATGCGTGCATGGATGCTGGTTCCGCTTTGCATTCTGGCGGGCTGTTCGGAGACGACCGACACCGCCAAGGCCGAGGAAGCGCCCGAGGCGACGATGCTCGATGCCGGGCAGTGGCAGGTGAGCCGCGAGGTCACCCGGCTCGCCCAGGCCGACAAGGGCAAGCCCGCGATCGACACGCCGGCCGGCACGAAGAGCGCAAGCCAGGCCTGTATCGGCGAGGCCGAGCGCAAGAAGCCGGACCCGGCCTTGTTCGCCGAGGAAGGCGAGAGCTGCACCTACAAGAATTTCTACATGGGCAACGGCCGGCTCAACGTCTCGCTCGCGTGCGAGCGTCCCAAGCTCAGCGGCTCGGTGCTGAAGACGGTCGAGGCGACCTTCACCGCCGGCGGGATCGACGGCACCAGCCGCATCGACACCTATCTCGCGAGCGACGGCGACGTGAAGATCGACGAGAAGATCGTGGCTAAGCATATCGGCGCCTGCGCGGCGGGATAG